One genomic window of Cricetulus griseus strain 17A/GY chromosome 3, alternate assembly CriGri-PICRH-1.0, whole genome shotgun sequence includes the following:
- the Hhex gene encoding hematopoietically-expressed homeobox protein HHEX isoform X2, with protein sequence MQFPHPGPAAAPAVGVPLYAPTPLLQPAHPTPFYIDDILGRGPAAPTPTPTLPSPNSSFTSLVSSYRTPVYEPTPVHPAFSHHPAAALAAAYGPGGFGSPLYPFPRTMNDYTHALLRHDPLGKPLLWSPFLQRPLHKRKGGQVRFSNDQTIELEKKFETQKYLSPPERKRLAKMLQLSERQVKTWFQNRRAKWRRLKQENPQSNKKDELDNLDTSCDQGQHSPSEQNKGASLDSSQCSPSPASQEDPDSEISEDSDQEVDIEGDKGYFNSG encoded by the exons ATGCAGTTCCCGCACCCGGGACCCGCGGCTGCGCCCGCCGTGGGAGTACCGCTGTACGCACCCACGCCGCTGCTGCAGCCCGCGCACCCGACGCCCTTCTATATCGACGACATTCTGGGTCGCGGACCCGCCGCGCCCACGCCCACCCCCACGCtgccatcccccaactcctccttcACCAGCCTCGTGTCCTCCTACCGGACCCCGGTGTACGAGCCCACGCCGGTCCACCCAGCCTTCTCGCACCACCCCGCCGCCGCGCTGGCCGCCGCCTACGGCCCCGGTGGCTTCGGAAGCCCTCTGTACCCCTTCCCGCGGACGATGAACGACTACACGCACGCCCTGCTCCGCCACGACCCCCTGG GCAAGCCCTTGCTCTGGAGCCCTTTCCTCCAGCGGCCCCTGCACAAAAGGAAAGGCGGCCAAGTGAGGTTCTCCAACGACCAGACCATCGAACTGGAGAAGAAGTTCGAGACTCAGAAATACCTCTCCCCACCCGAGAGGAAGCGTCTGGCCAAGATGTTGCAGCTCAGCGAGAGACAG gTCAAAACCTGGTTTCAGAATCGCCGAGCTAAATGGAGAAGACTGAAACAG GAGAACCCTCAAAGCAATAAAAAGGATGAGTTGGACAATTTGGACACTTCCTGTGACCAGGGCCAACACTCACCCAGTGAACAGAATAAAGGTGCCTCTTTGGATAGTTCTCAGTGTTCACCCTCCCCAGCCTCGCAGGAAGACCCTGACTCCGAGATTTCAGAGGATTCTGACCAGGAAGTGGACATTGAGGGTGACAAAGGCTACTTTAACTCTGGATGA